The nucleotide window AAGCCCATCATCCTGTTCATCGACGAGGCGCACACGCTGATCGGCGCCGGCGGCGCGGAAGGCACGGGCGACGCGGCCAACCTGCTCAAGCCGGCGCTGGCGCGCGGCACGCTGCGCACCATCGGCGCCACCACCTGGACCGAATACAAGAAGTATTTCGAGAAGGACCCGGCGCTGACGCGCCGCTTCCAGCTGGTGCAGGTCGCCGAACCGGACGAGGAGAAAGCCATCCTGATGCTGCGCGGCGTCGCGATGACGCTGGAAAAACACCACCGCGTGCAGGTGCTCGACGAGGCGATCGAAGCGGCTGTGCGCCTGTCGCACCGCTATATCCCGGCGCGGCAGTTGCCTGACAAGGCCGTCAGCCTGCTCGACACCACGTGCGCGCGGGTGGCCGTCAGCCAGCATGCCACGCCGGCCGAGGTGGAAGACAGCGGGCGGCGCATTGCCGCACTCGACGTCGAACTGGGCATCATCGGCCGCGAGGAAGCGGTCGGCATCGATGTCGGCGAGCGCCGCAACGCCGCACAGGGTCGCCTGGACGCGGAAAAAGAGCGGTACCAGGCGCTGGAAACGCGCTGGGCCAGCGAGAAGGCGCTGGTCGACCAGGTGCTGGCGCTGCGCCGGCAGCTGCGTGCCGGCGGCGCGGAAGTGGATGGCGGAGCGGCAACGCTGGCGCCGGCGGGACCTGCCGTGGCGGCCAGCCCGGCGGGAAGCGTCACCGGAAGCGTGGCAGGCAGTGCGCCGGGGAGTATCGCGGGAAGCCTGGCAGCAGGCGTGCCGGGAAGCGTGGCGCAAAGCGGGGAAGGCGCGGCGTCGGCGGCGGCCATGACGTCCATGACGCCGATGACGCCCGAAACCCGCGCCGGACTGCTGGCCGAGCTGCACGGCCTGCAAGGGCAGCTGCGCGAACTGCAGGGCGAATCTCCGCTGATCATGCCCTCCGTCGATGCGCTGGCGGTGTCCGGCGTGGTGGCCGACTGGACCGGCATCCCCGTCGGGCGCATGGTCAAGAACGAAGTCGCGGCCGTATTGAAACTGGCGGATACGCTGGGCGAACGCGTGATCGGCCAGCGGCACGGGCTCGACATGATCGCCCGCCGCGTGCAGACGTCGCGCGCCCGGCTCGACAATCCGAACCGGCCGGTGGGCGTGTTCATGCTGTGCGGGCCGTCCGGCGTGGGCAAGACCGAGACGGGCCTGGCGCTGGCCGAGGCGCTGTACGGCGGCGAGCAGAACATCATCACCATCAACATGAGCGAGTTCCAGGAAGCGCACACGGTGTCCACGCTGAAGGGCGCGCCGCCGGGCTACGTGGGCTATGGCGAAGGCGGCATCCTGACCGAGGCGGTGCGCCGCAAGCCCTACAGCGTGGTGCTGCTCGACGAAGTGGAAAAAGCCCATCCGGATGTGCATGAACTGTTCTTCCAGGTCTTCGACAAGGGCTGGATGGAAGACGGCGAAGGCCGCTACATCGACTTCAAGAACACGCTGATCCTGCTGACCTCGAACGTGGGCAGCGAACTGATCATGAAACTGTGCAAGGATCCGGAATTGATGCCGGCGCCGTCCGGCATTGCCGAGGCGCTGCGCGAACCGCTGCTGAAGGTGTTCCCGGCGGCGTTGCTGGGCCGCCTCGTCGTGATCCCGTATTTTCCGCTGTCGGACGAGATGCTGGCCAACATCATCCGCCTGCAGCTGGGCCGCATCCGCACCCGCATCGCCGAACAGCACCATGTGCCATTCACCTGCGACGACGCGGTGGTGGGCCTGATCGCCAGCCGCTGCAACGAGCTGGAAAGCGGCGCCCGGGTGATCGACGCGCTGCTCACCAATACGATGCTGCCGAAGATCAGCGAGCAATTCCTGCTCGGCATCATGGGCGGCAACCCGGTGCGGCGGGTGGAAGTGGGCGTGCAGGATGGCGAGTTTGTCTACCGGTTCGACTGAGCGATGAACGGCAAGGGGGAGTTCGGCATGCGCAGGACGATGGAAATCGTGACACCGCTGGGCGAGGGCGCGCTGCTGTTCCACCGCATGCAGGCGCGCGAGGAATTGTCGCGCCTGAGCGAGTTCGACATCGAGCTGCTGGGCGAGCGCGGCGATATCGACATCGACCAGATCCTCGGCAAGAACGTCACGGTCATGCTCGAGCAGCTCGACGACAGCGTGCGCCACTTCAACGGCTATGTCACCCGCTTCGCCCAGGCCGGCAGCCACGGCCGCTATCACCTGTACCGCGCGACCGTGCGCCCCTGGCTGTGGTTCCTCACGCGCACGGCGGACTGCCGTATCTTCCAGGAAGTGA belongs to Pseudoduganella albidiflava and includes:
- the tssH gene encoding type VI secretion system ATPase TssH, with product MADISRVALFGKLDSLAYKAIESATVLCKLRGNPYVELEHWLLQILQAQDSDLQRIARHFDMNPSRLAADITAALDRLPRGSTSISDLSTHIENAVERAWVYGTLMFGETQVRTGHLVVGMLKTPSLRNTLVAISPQFERVKLDTLTEEFAKILAGSPEAVAPVADAHAAPGRPGGAMAPAQLGKQEALKRFAVDLTARARNGELDPVTGRDEEVRQIIDILMRRRQNNPILTGEAGVGKTAVVEGFAARIAGGDVPPALKEVSLYTLDIGLLQAGASMKGEFENRLRQVIDEVQSAPKPIILFIDEAHTLIGAGGAEGTGDAANLLKPALARGTLRTIGATTWTEYKKYFEKDPALTRRFQLVQVAEPDEEKAILMLRGVAMTLEKHHRVQVLDEAIEAAVRLSHRYIPARQLPDKAVSLLDTTCARVAVSQHATPAEVEDSGRRIAALDVELGIIGREEAVGIDVGERRNAAQGRLDAEKERYQALETRWASEKALVDQVLALRRQLRAGGAEVDGGAATLAPAGPAVAASPAGSVTGSVAGSAPGSIAGSLAAGVPGSVAQSGEGAASAAAMTSMTPMTPETRAGLLAELHGLQGQLRELQGESPLIMPSVDALAVSGVVADWTGIPVGRMVKNEVAAVLKLADTLGERVIGQRHGLDMIARRVQTSRARLDNPNRPVGVFMLCGPSGVGKTETGLALAEALYGGEQNIITINMSEFQEAHTVSTLKGAPPGYVGYGEGGILTEAVRRKPYSVVLLDEVEKAHPDVHELFFQVFDKGWMEDGEGRYIDFKNTLILLTSNVGSELIMKLCKDPELMPAPSGIAEALREPLLKVFPAALLGRLVVIPYFPLSDEMLANIIRLQLGRIRTRIAEQHHVPFTCDDAVVGLIASRCNELESGARVIDALLTNTMLPKISEQFLLGIMGGNPVRRVEVGVQDGEFVYRFD